One genomic segment of Primulina tabacum isolate GXHZ01 chromosome 9, ASM2559414v2, whole genome shotgun sequence includes these proteins:
- the LOC142504619 gene encoding F-box/LRR-repeat protein 17-like: protein MRGHLPHPATPIHDAVFAVKRGKKRGNYSCGRCGLPKKGHSCQLPKNEEEVPFVCTPGADTSTASVSAVVSSNLDDSSPLSVARSLPPRMRRRALSFDDVTVAVLAEESETEWVDDPDPNACSGVLPLSCVWEVLRRLPPLGLMSAAGVCKGWRHATQRIWRGTEELRLGVPAKAQIGFLGSVMQKCTGLVKLTLRIESDFVATMLACIAFSCPNLQSMQIFTAHTSVNRISGEELSRFIADKRCLTSLKMEGCSNLGSFVFFSNTLSSLWLSDLHSLSKAAFNLPNLKEISLGFSQQENNNTDLTAVMDALGRSCPMLQNIHIASIRLSHAAVLSLTAANLRALRMLSLLLGSAVTDGSVASICSSYPKLELLDLSGSSITDSGIGMICNVFPETLSKLLLALCPNITSSGIQFAAAQLPRLELLDCGMTICDPSSPNCTDEEDYDSGLHETPNSKLHLVYQKLIIKHDRLKKLSLWGCSGLDALYLNCPHLKDLNLNSCRNLHPERVLLQCPDLESVHASDCQDMLVKTIENQVNDSSHTIENHFPSKRMPDGSKRVQVPCFYSPQHFDDYKKRRMGVKRPCVVVVS from the exons ATGCGCGGCCACCTACCCCATCCTGCCACCCCCATCCACGACGCTGTTTTTGCCGTTAAACGTGGCAAGAAACGTGGGAACTATAGCTGCGGTCGATGTGGGTTGCCCAAGAAGGGACACTCGTGTCAACTGCCGAAAAACGAGGAGGAAGTCCCCTTTGTTTGCACTCCAGGAGCTGACACGTCTACCGCATCCGTCTCTGCGGTTGTGTCATCGAATCTGGACGACAGTTCTCCTCTGTCCGTGGCCCGTTCGCTGCCTCCGCGGATGCGTCGGCGGGCTCTATCGTTTGACGATGTTACTGTAGCTGTCTTGGCGGAGGAGTCGGAAACGGAGTGGGTTGATGATCCGGATCCAAACGCTTGTAGTGGGGTATTGCCTTTGAGTTGTGTGTGGGAGGTGCTGCGGAGGTTACCGCCGTTGGGGTTGATGTCCGCGGCCGGGGTGTGTAAGGGGTGGAGGCATGCTACTCAGAGGATTTGGCGGGGGACGGAAGAGCTCCGACTTGGGGTGCCGGCGAAAGCCCAGATAGGATTTCTTGGATCCGTGATGCAGAAATGCACTGGACTCGTTAAACTTACTCTTAGAATCGAAAG TGATTTTGTTGCAACAATGCTGGCGTGCATTGCCTTCTCATGTCCTAATTTGCAGTCGATGCAGATTTTCACAGCTCATACCTCCGTCAATCGGATCTCTGG GGAGGAGTTAAGTCGTTTTATTGCTGATAAAAGATGCCTCACCAGTCTCAAGATGGAAGGGTGCAGTAACCTTGGGagttttgtatttttttcaaacactCTGTCTAGTCTTTGGCTCTCAGATCTTCACTCGCTCTCGAAAGCG GCCTTCAATTTACCAAATTTGAAGGAGATTTCTCTGGGCTTCTCCCaacaagaaaataataatacaGATCTTACAGCTGTTATGGATGCTCTGGGAAGAAGCTGTCCAATGCTGCAAAACATCCACATTGCTTCAATTAGGCTTTCACATGCTGCCGTGCTATCTCTAACAGCTGCAAATTTGAG GGCATTGAGGATGCTGTCTCTCTTACTCGGATCAGCAGTAACTGATGGATCAGTAGCATCAATATGTTCAAGCTACCCAAAGCTCGAATTACTTGATCTGAGTGG GTCGAGCATCACAGACAGTGGCATTGGAATGATCTGCAACGTCTTTCCGGAGACATTATCAAAACTTCTACTTGCTCTATGTCCCAACATCACTTCAA GTGGGATTCAATTTGCTGCTGCTCAATTGCCCCGTCTGGAACTCTTGGACTGTGGAATGACAATATGTGATCCCAGTTCGCCAAACTGTACTGATGAAGAGGATTATGACTCTGGTTTACATGAAACACCCAACAGCAAGTTGCACCTTGTATACCAGAAGCTAATTATCAAACATGATCGATTGAAGAAGCTAAGCTTATGGGGTTGTTCTGGCTTGGAT GCCTTATATCTGAACTGTCCTCATCTTAAAGATTTGAACCTCAATTCTTGTAGAAATCTACATCCAG AGAGAGTGCTACTTCAATGCCCCGATTTAGAAAGTGTACACGCATCTGATTGCCAGGATATGCTGGTCAAAACAATAGAAAATCAG GTCAACGACAGCTCTCACACGATAGAAAATcattttccttcaaaacgtaTGCCTGATGGCTCGAAACGAGTCCAGGTCCCATGTTTTTACAGCCCTCAG CATTTTGATGACTACAAGAAACGGAGAATGGGCGTAAAACGCCCTTGTGTGGTGGTTGTAAGTTAG